One region of Micromonospora ureilytica genomic DNA includes:
- a CDS encoding enoyl-CoA hydratase/isomerase family protein, translating to MSDAELTVEVAGPVATVVMHNPARRNAMTAAMWRQLPELLDRLEPDPAVRALVLTGAGDTFCAGADLGDLAELLDAGDTSIAVAAEERLARFAKPTVAAIRGACVGGGAQLAVACDLRIAADGARFGVPPARLGLVYPAPTTRRLARLVGPSAAKHLLFTAELIDTERALRIGLVDEVLPADRLAARVDELTATIAQQSSLSIAAAKEIIDERAEPARIAWWHRKVTTTGEAREGVAAMTERRTPRFAWRPPTDD from the coding sequence GTGTCGGACGCGGAGTTGACGGTCGAGGTGGCCGGGCCGGTCGCCACGGTGGTGATGCACAACCCGGCTCGGCGTAACGCGATGACCGCAGCCATGTGGCGTCAGCTCCCCGAGCTGCTCGACCGGCTGGAGCCCGACCCCGCCGTACGGGCGTTGGTGCTCACCGGCGCCGGCGACACCTTCTGCGCGGGCGCCGACCTCGGTGACCTGGCCGAGCTGTTGGACGCCGGTGACACCAGCATCGCGGTGGCCGCCGAGGAACGGCTGGCTCGGTTCGCCAAGCCGACCGTCGCGGCCATCCGGGGCGCCTGCGTCGGAGGTGGGGCTCAGCTCGCTGTCGCCTGCGACCTGCGGATCGCAGCGGACGGCGCCCGGTTCGGCGTACCGCCGGCCCGGCTCGGGCTGGTCTATCCGGCACCGACGACGCGCCGGCTGGCCCGGTTGGTCGGCCCTTCCGCAGCCAAGCATCTGCTGTTCACCGCCGAGCTGATCGACACCGAGCGCGCTCTGCGGATCGGCCTGGTCGACGAGGTGCTGCCGGCCGACCGGCTCGCCGCCCGGGTGGACGAGCTGACCGCAACCATCGCCCAGCAGTCGTCGCTGAGCATCGCCGCCGCGAAGGAGATCATCGACGAGCGGGCCGAGCCCGCGCGGATCGCCTGGTGGCACCGGAAGGTGACGACGACGGGCGAGGCCCGGGAGGGGGTCGCGGCGATGACCGAGCGGCGTACGCCCCGCTTCGCCTGGCGGCCACCGACCGACGACTGA
- a CDS encoding histidine phosphatase family protein: MVTRLLYLTRHAEQDLPEPSGPDAGEPDTGLSERGRQQAILLGERLRTRRFAAVHHGPLRRAAQTAELIAKSLPEVPVYETELAGDHLPHDTDPAGLPPAYAEFLTQFSAAERVDGPRVTADAVRRFAGPVGEGPAGGEPVRELVVTHSFLIAWLVRHALDAPERRWLGLNSHNAGLTVIRYSAAGPPSLVAVNDVAHLPPELRAPACPRTT, from the coding sequence ATGGTGACCCGGTTGCTGTACCTGACCCGACACGCCGAGCAGGACCTGCCCGAGCCGAGTGGGCCGGATGCCGGCGAGCCGGATACCGGCCTGTCCGAGCGCGGCCGGCAGCAGGCCATCCTGCTGGGCGAACGTCTGCGGACCCGTCGGTTCGCCGCCGTCCACCACGGGCCGCTGCGCCGGGCCGCGCAGACCGCCGAGCTGATCGCCAAGTCGCTACCCGAGGTTCCGGTGTACGAGACGGAACTGGCCGGCGACCACCTCCCACACGACACGGATCCGGCTGGCCTGCCGCCCGCGTACGCCGAATTCCTGACGCAGTTCTCGGCGGCCGAGCGGGTCGACGGGCCGCGAGTGACGGCGGACGCGGTGCGGCGGTTCGCCGGCCCGGTCGGCGAGGGCCCGGCCGGCGGCGAGCCGGTTCGCGAGTTGGTCGTGACGCACAGCTTCCTGATCGCCTGGCTGGTGCGGCATGCCCTGGACGCGCCGGAGCGGCGGTGGCTGGGCTTGAACTCGCACAACGCGGGCCTGACCGTCATCCGGTACAGCGCGGCCGGCCCGCCGAGTCTGGTCGCCGTCAACGACGTGGCCCACCTCCCGCCGGAGCTGCGGGCACCGGCCTGCCCCCGGACTACCTGA